From Anomalospiza imberbis isolate Cuckoo-Finch-1a 21T00152 chromosome 22, ASM3175350v1, whole genome shotgun sequence, a single genomic window includes:
- the PHB1 gene encoding prohibitin 1 — MAAKVFESIGKLGLGLAVAGGVVNSALYNVDAGHRAVIFDRFRGVQDVVVGEGTHFLIPWVQKPIIFDCRSRPRNVPVITGSKDLQNVNITLRILFRPVTAQLPRIFTSIGEDYDERVLPSITTEILKSVVARFDAGELITQRELVSRQVSEDLTERAATFGLILDDVSLTHLTFGKEFTEAVEMKQVAQQEAERARFIVEKAEQQKKAAVISAEGDSKAAELIANSLATAGDGLIELRKLEAAEDIAYQLSRSRNITYLPSGQSVLLQLPQ, encoded by the exons ATGGCGGCCAAGGTGTTCGAGAGCATCGGGAAGCTCGGCCTGGGCTTGGCCGTGGCGGGGGGAGTTGTCAACTCGGCTCTTTACAACG TGGAcgcagggcacagagctgtgaTCTTCGACCGCTTCCGCGGCGTGCAGGACGTGGTGGTGGGCGAGGGGACGCATTTCCTCATCCCCTGGGTGCAGAAGCCCATCATCTTCGACTGCCGCTCGCGGCCCCGCAACGTCCCCGTCATCACCGGCAGCAAAG ACCTGCAGAACGTGAACATCACGCTGCGGATCCTGTTCCGGCCCGTGACGGCGCAGCTGCCGCGCATCTTCACCAGCATCGGCGAGGACTACGACGAGCGCGTGCTGCCCTCCATCACCACCGAGATCCTCAAGTCCGTGGTG GCCCGCTTTGACGCCGGCGAGCTGATCACGCAGCGGGAGCTGGTGTCCAGGCAGGTCAGCGAGGACCTCACCGAGCGAGCGGCCACCTTCGGGCTCATCCTGGACGACGTGTCCTTG acccacctgaCCTTCGGCAAGGAGTTCACGGAGGCGGTGGAGATGAAGCAGGTGGcgcagcaggaggcagagcgggcCAGGTTCATCGTGGAGAAG GCCGAGCAGCAGAAGAAGGCAGCCGTGATCTCCGCGGAGGGCGACTCCAAGGCGGCGGAGCTGATTGCCAACTCGCTGGCCACGGCGGGGGACGGGCTGATCGAGCTGCGCAAGCTGGAGGCGGCCGAGGACATCGCGTACCAGCTCTCGCGCTCCCGCAACATCACCTACCTGCCCTCGGGACAGTccgtgctgctgcagctgccccagtga